A single Bacillus sp. HMF5848 DNA region contains:
- a CDS encoding DUF2294 domain-containing protein has translation MNKYEAEFSNIVRSYRKRHMGKGPSKISTTFCKNWAICEMEGNLSPVEKFIASAEHGKQALHAARTEMVKDMYQKHPPIEMEKFLGCKFKDLFVDIDIDRDFGMSIFVFDENIEEKFSK, from the coding sequence ATGAATAAATATGAAGCTGAATTTAGTAATATAGTACGTTCATATCGTAAACGCCATATGGGAAAAGGGCCGAGTAAAATTTCTACTACATTTTGCAAAAACTGGGCTATATGTGAAATGGAAGGAAATCTTTCACCGGTGGAAAAGTTCATTGCTAGTGCTGAGCACGGTAAGCAAGCACTTCATGCTGCCCGTACGGAAATGGTAAAAGATATGTACCAAAAACACCCGCCTATTGAGATGGAAAAATTCTTAGGGTGTAAATTCAAGGACTTGTTTGTAGATATAGATATTGATAGGGACTTTGGGATGTCAATATTCGTTTTTGATGAAAATATTGAAGAGAAGTTTTCTAAATAA
- a CDS encoding OFA family MFS transporter — MKNRWLIAVSAVGIHISIGSVYAWSNFTNPLIDEFGWSAKQVQFTFSLAILFLGLSAAFLGHFVEKYGPRKAGLLAAGFFGAGIIGSGLAVNVGSLPLLYVTYGVLGGIGLGVGYIAPVSTLVKWFPDRRGLATGLAIMGFGFAAAISSPIMDSLIKSVGTANTFYILGVSYFAIMTLSSLYLEKPPVDWVPAGFKAKVEAGKTKQDLSQLTANESIKTSRFYYLWLMLFINVTCGIAILSAAKPLAQESIGLSTAEAAALVGVLGIFNGLGRIGWASVSDYIGRPNTYTTFFVLQIVIFAILPHTTEAILFQVLLAIVYTCYGGGFASIPAFIGDMFGTKQLGAIHGYILTAWAAAGLAGPMFAAWVKDTTGSYAASLTFFAGLFVVALVVSLLIRRDIKKLRSKQAAEANQFAM, encoded by the coding sequence ATGAAAAACCGTTGGCTAATCGCCGTTTCGGCAGTCGGAATTCATATTTCAATAGGTTCCGTATACGCATGGAGTAACTTCACAAACCCATTGATAGATGAATTCGGTTGGTCAGCAAAGCAAGTTCAATTTACGTTTAGTTTAGCTATATTATTTTTAGGTTTATCTGCCGCTTTTCTAGGCCACTTTGTTGAAAAATATGGACCAAGAAAGGCAGGGCTCCTTGCTGCGGGGTTTTTCGGTGCTGGTATCATCGGATCTGGTCTAGCGGTTAATGTAGGCTCACTTCCGTTACTGTATGTAACCTATGGTGTGTTAGGAGGAATAGGATTAGGGGTCGGGTACATTGCTCCTGTTTCTACGCTAGTAAAATGGTTTCCAGACCGTAGAGGATTAGCAACGGGCTTAGCTATTATGGGGTTTGGCTTTGCTGCTGCTATTAGTAGTCCTATCATGGATTCACTTATAAAATCAGTAGGAACAGCGAACACATTTTATATTTTAGGAGTATCATATTTTGCTATTATGACTCTATCTTCTTTATATCTTGAGAAGCCACCAGTTGATTGGGTGCCAGCAGGCTTCAAAGCTAAAGTGGAAGCAGGCAAAACTAAACAAGATTTATCACAGTTAACGGCTAATGAATCAATCAAAACATCTAGATTTTATTATTTATGGTTAATGCTTTTCATTAATGTGACATGTGGCATTGCCATTTTATCAGCTGCAAAGCCGTTAGCACAGGAGAGTATTGGGTTATCTACTGCTGAAGCAGCCGCTCTTGTAGGGGTGCTAGGTATTTTCAACGGATTAGGTCGTATTGGTTGGGCGTCTGTCTCAGACTATATAGGCCGTCCAAATACGTATACAACTTTCTTTGTGTTACAAATTGTTATTTTCGCTATCCTACCACATACAACAGAAGCAATATTATTCCAAGTGCTGTTAGCAATAGTATACACGTGTTATGGTGGTGGGTTTGCTTCAATCCCAGCGTTTATCGGAGATATGTTTGGAACAAAACAATTAGGCGCTATCCATGGTTACATCTTAACAGCATGGGCAGCAGCTGGTTTAGCAGGACCAATGTTTGCAGCATGGGTAAAGGATACAACAGGTTCATACGCAGCTAGCCTGACATTCTTTGCTGGATTGTTCGTTGTGGCTCTAGTTGTTTCCTTATTGATTCGTCGTGATATTAAAAAGCTCCGTTCAAAGCAAGCAGCGGAAGCGAATCAGTTCGCAATGTAA
- the fdhD gene encoding formate dehydrogenase accessory sulfurtransferase FdhD yields the protein MMSNMSVHQQIVKYTNNSFVYMKDTIVSEYPLTIYVNDTEFATMVCTPTDLEELIIGFLASEGVIRFRREIRSFQIDESRGSAYVHLHHNVETNHQHYSKRFIGSCCGKSRQFYLVNDAKTAKISMSKTTVSADQCINLMKQMQQASYVFQETGGVHNAALCTPEDIIVSRADIGRHNALDKLFGYSLLNQIPVRDKILVFSGRISSEVLLKAAKIGVGIVLSKSAATDLAIKLATDLNITAVGFIRGNSFNVYSHAERITHVN from the coding sequence ATGATGTCAAATATGAGTGTCCACCAACAAATTGTAAAATATACTAATAATTCATTTGTATATATGAAGGATACCATTGTATCGGAATACCCGTTAACTATTTACGTTAACGACACTGAGTTTGCGACTATGGTTTGTACTCCAACTGATTTAGAAGAGTTAATCATTGGCTTTTTAGCGTCAGAGGGTGTCATTCGTTTTAGAAGAGAAATCAGATCATTTCAAATTGACGAGAGTCGCGGAAGTGCCTACGTTCACTTACACCATAATGTTGAAACAAATCACCAGCACTATTCTAAAAGATTTATAGGTTCATGCTGCGGTAAAAGTCGTCAGTTTTATTTAGTAAATGATGCAAAAACTGCTAAAATTTCTATGTCAAAAACTACTGTATCTGCCGACCAATGTATTAACTTAATGAAACAGATGCAACAAGCTAGCTATGTGTTTCAAGAGACGGGTGGCGTACATAATGCTGCACTTTGTACCCCAGAAGACATCATTGTATCACGCGCTGATATTGGTAGACATAACGCACTCGATAAATTATTCGGATATAGCTTACTTAATCAAATTCCTGTACGTGATAAAATTTTAGTATTTAGTGGACGTATATCATCTGAAGTGTTATTAAAAGCGGCTAAAATTGGCGTTGGTATTGTGCTTTCAAAATCAGCTGCTACAGACTTGGCCATTAAATTAGCAACTGACTTAAATATTACTGCTGTTGGATTTATTAGAGGAAATTCCTTTAATGTATACTCACATGCAGAGAGGATTACGCATGTAAACTAA
- a CDS encoding DUF3889 domain-containing protein: MYVNHNYPYHQFVGMYHYGYQPTRQWYQYPPYFDYQNYNSRQQPIKAQAVWTEGGPVTKCGIPWSKNEYMTVAVTAGAPYECGQTLKVRYPPTGREIIVTVVDQSTGSSPNQLILHKQAFVALGVSPDMGIIPVEFIPTPELEAEKWGKYLLEVTQVAYPGYDITDYNKVEEKKLSADRIQETYEFKVESTQEKLTIRGSVIYNTKTNKVISFDIKEV, translated from the coding sequence ATGTATGTGAATCACAATTATCCATATCACCAATTTGTAGGTATGTATCACTACGGATACCAGCCAACAAGGCAGTGGTACCAGTACCCACCCTATTTTGACTACCAAAATTATAATTCTCGCCAACAGCCGATAAAAGCTCAAGCAGTCTGGACAGAAGGCGGTCCAGTCACAAAATGTGGCATACCATGGTCCAAGAATGAATACATGACTGTAGCGGTGACGGCAGGTGCTCCGTACGAGTGCGGACAAACTTTGAAAGTGCGATACCCACCGACGGGCCGCGAAATAATTGTTACCGTCGTGGACCAATCAACAGGTTCTTCACCCAACCAACTCATACTTCATAAACAAGCATTTGTAGCATTGGGAGTAAGTCCAGACATGGGTATCATTCCTGTCGAGTTCATACCTACACCAGAACTAGAAGCAGAGAAATGGGGTAAATATTTATTAGAAGTCACACAAGTAGCTTACCCAGGATATGACATAACGGACTATAACAAGGTCGAAGAGAAAAAGCTTTCTGCGGATCGCATCCAAGAAACGTATGAATTCAAAGTGGAATCCACGCAAGAAAAGCTCACAATCCGAGGAAGTGTAATTTATAATACAAAAACGAATAAGGTCATTTCTTTTGATATAAAAGAAGTATAA
- a CDS encoding Dps family protein codes for MQMHDNQGFSHDQFKLSKSGFDPAMPGHSNQHMNEMVLRQEPRTARKEGSGISLPYETRLEMGLMLDEHLCALCVALNQYTKHHWLTEGAESFGSLHHILEEHIEVTQKHIDMVGERVSRLGVVPTAHPVTQHEISYIKHEMEGRYTMRDFLRNDLEHELKIQGMMRKTIDRAHELHDFGTVQVLEQVLLKREDFGYHIWSLLEDDSLVRGMTHLLDGNQDIASNRHLNDNLPQ; via the coding sequence ATGCAAATGCATGATAATCAGGGGTTTTCACATGATCAGTTTAAGTTGTCTAAATCAGGGTTTGATCCTGCTATGCCAGGTCACTCTAATCAGCACATGAATGAAATGGTGCTAAGACAAGAACCACGGACAGCAAGAAAAGAAGGATCCGGAATTAGCCTTCCATATGAAACAAGACTAGAAATGGGTCTAATGCTAGATGAGCATTTATGTGCTTTATGTGTCGCTCTTAATCAATATACGAAGCACCACTGGTTAACTGAAGGTGCTGAATCATTTGGCAGTTTGCATCATATTCTTGAAGAGCATATTGAAGTAACGCAGAAGCATATTGATATGGTAGGGGAGCGTGTGTCACGCCTAGGTGTGGTACCGACAGCTCACCCAGTTACACAACATGAAATCTCATATATTAAGCATGAAATGGAAGGCCGCTATACAATGCGTGATTTCCTCCGTAATGATTTAGAGCATGAATTGAAAATTCAAGGTATGATGAGAAAAACAATTGATCGCGCCCATGAATTACATGATTTTGGGACGGTACAAGTGTTAGAACAAGTTTTATTAAAAAGAGAGGACTTCGGATATCACATTTGGAGTCTACTTGAGGATGACTCTTTAGTACGCGGTATGACGCATCTTCTTGATGGCAATCAAGATATCGCGAGCAATCGTCACTTAAACGACAACTTACCGCAATAA
- a CDS encoding DUF1330 domain-containing protein, giving the protein MAIYALNLFNLKDKQSYATYSKEANKALARHGGKVVAVGDLESSPVGDVKPRQVLLVVEWESKKSITNFLQDPEMEEFHPYRDKGLDDFVWHLFEKLEDLRPVLKG; this is encoded by the coding sequence GTGGCAATCTACGCTTTAAATTTATTTAATTTAAAAGATAAACAAAGCTATGCTACATATTCGAAAGAGGCGAATAAAGCGTTAGCTAGGCACGGAGGAAAGGTGGTGGCAGTAGGAGATCTCGAGTCGTCACCAGTAGGAGATGTTAAACCTCGTCAAGTATTATTAGTAGTAGAGTGGGAATCAAAAAAATCAATCACAAACTTTCTGCAGGATCCTGAAATGGAGGAGTTTCATCCTTATCGTGATAAAGGGCTTGATGATTTTGTGTGGCATTTGTTTGAGAAGCTAGAGGACTTACGACCTGTTTTAAAAGGATAA
- a CDS encoding molybdopterin-dependent oxidoreductase produces the protein MIHYRTCPLCEATCGLEIHTEGNEIISIRGDKLDPFSKGHICPKGYSLKELHEDPDRLRKPLVRNGTDWKEVSWQEALSEVKKGLRNVIHTYGRDAVAVYLGNPNVHNLAGLLYVPTFLKTLRSKNTFSASTMDQIPKQLVADMMYGSDFSVPIPDVDHTDYMLIIGANPFVSNGSMMTAPNMKERLKNIQARGGKFVVIDPLKTPTAKAADEYYPIQPGTDALFLFALVNTIFDEKLVRLGKLEQHTNDLEKVKKLAESFSPEAIENTCDIPAMTIRKIARDLANAEKAIVYGRMGTCTQEFGTLSTWLIDVLNILTGNLDSEGGVCFPKPAVGARNVNKPLRKKETYRYGRFYGAVSGLPEVLGELPVSTLADELDHAKAFVTIGGNPILSTPNGKRLQTKLRDLDFIVSVDCYLNESTRFANVILPVPSPLERSHYDVAFYHLAVRNIAHYSKPVFDLPALDEWEVLLHLTEIVSGTDMGGDPVTYLDDMTIQSLIRAEVKNPKSPIYKREPEEIFSNLSAYRGPERMLDFLLRVGPYGDGFGRDVKGLNLETLKKQEHGVDLGPLKERIPEVLLTSTQKIELAPEPIIKDIPRLHTKLKESLPPFVLIGRRDLRSNNSWMHNLDVLVKGKNRCTLYMNPHDAMDVNIEDGDAVKITSRVGTIEIDVKLQEDIKRGVVSIPHGWGHQFEDTRMQIARKHAGVNVNDLSDSNVMDAVSGNAVFNGIPVNIEKILVKEGEEKEWQSTL, from the coding sequence ATGATTCATTATCGAACTTGTCCTCTTTGTGAAGCAACCTGTGGCTTAGAAATTCATACGGAAGGAAATGAAATTATCTCCATACGAGGAGATAAACTTGATCCATTTAGTAAAGGACATATTTGTCCGAAGGGATATAGTTTAAAAGAGCTACATGAGGATCCAGATCGTTTACGAAAGCCACTTGTTCGTAATGGAACGGATTGGAAGGAGGTTTCTTGGCAAGAAGCGCTATCTGAAGTGAAAAAGGGACTTCGTAACGTCATACATACATATGGCCGTGATGCAGTGGCGGTCTATCTTGGGAATCCAAATGTCCATAACCTAGCAGGTCTTCTATATGTCCCAACCTTTTTAAAGACACTTCGTAGTAAAAATACTTTCTCAGCGAGTACGATGGATCAAATCCCGAAGCAGCTAGTAGCAGACATGATGTACGGCAGTGACTTCAGTGTGCCAATACCCGATGTGGATCATACAGATTATATGTTAATTATCGGCGCAAATCCCTTTGTATCAAATGGCAGTATGATGACAGCACCTAACATGAAAGAACGCCTCAAGAATATACAAGCTCGTGGTGGTAAATTTGTTGTAATTGATCCCCTAAAAACTCCTACAGCTAAAGCGGCAGATGAATATTACCCAATCCAGCCTGGAACAGATGCACTATTTTTGTTTGCCTTAGTGAATACGATTTTTGATGAAAAATTAGTGCGCCTAGGTAAACTCGAGCAGCACACGAATGATCTAGAAAAAGTAAAGAAATTAGCGGAAAGCTTCTCGCCAGAAGCTATAGAAAATACGTGTGACATACCTGCCATGACTATTCGTAAAATTGCTAGAGATCTCGCGAACGCAGAAAAAGCAATAGTTTATGGACGAATGGGGACATGTACACAGGAGTTTGGCACACTGTCTACTTGGCTCATTGATGTGCTAAACATTTTAACGGGAAATTTAGACAGTGAGGGAGGCGTATGTTTTCCAAAGCCTGCGGTTGGTGCTAGAAATGTTAACAAACCTTTAAGAAAAAAGGAAACATACCGGTATGGACGGTTTTATGGTGCAGTCAGTGGCTTACCAGAGGTATTAGGAGAACTACCTGTTTCTACATTGGCCGATGAACTAGATCATGCCAAAGCCTTTGTAACAATCGGTGGCAATCCTATTCTTTCAACACCAAATGGTAAACGCTTACAAACTAAACTCCGTGATCTTGATTTTATCGTAAGTGTGGATTGCTATTTAAATGAATCAACAAGATTTGCAAATGTTATCTTACCAGTTCCTTCACCACTAGAACGCTCACACTATGATGTAGCTTTTTATCATTTAGCTGTAAGAAACATTGCTCACTATTCAAAACCAGTGTTCGATTTACCCGCACTTGACGAATGGGAGGTTCTTCTGCATCTAACCGAAATCGTCAGTGGAACTGATATGGGAGGGGACCCAGTAACATACTTAGATGATATGACGATACAATCCCTGATTCGTGCTGAGGTGAAAAACCCAAAATCACCTATATATAAACGAGAGCCAGAAGAAATTTTTTCAAACTTATCAGCATATCGAGGACCAGAGAGGATGCTAGATTTCTTATTACGAGTAGGTCCATATGGAGATGGATTCGGTCGTGACGTAAAAGGATTAAACCTCGAAACTCTAAAGAAACAGGAGCACGGTGTAGATCTTGGACCATTAAAAGAAAGGATTCCGGAAGTACTGCTAACTTCTACACAAAAAATAGAATTAGCGCCTGAGCCCATTATTAAGGATATTCCAAGGCTGCATACGAAGTTAAAGGAGAGTCTTCCTCCTTTCGTACTAATTGGAAGGCGTGATCTGCGCTCGAACAACTCTTGGATGCACAATCTCGATGTTCTGGTGAAAGGGAAAAATCGCTGTACGTTGTATATGAATCCACACGATGCGATGGACGTGAATATCGAGGATGGTGATGCAGTTAAGATTACATCGCGTGTAGGAACTATAGAAATCGATGTGAAACTACAAGAAGATATTAAACGTGGTGTAGTAAGTATCCCGCATGGCTGGGGGCATCAATTTGAGGATACACGCATGCAAATAGCAAGAAAGCATGCTGGTGTGAATGTAAATGATCTTTCGGATTCAAATGTTATGGATGCTGTGTCTGGTAATGCCGTTTTCAATGGCATCCCAGTCAACATTGAGAAAATACTCGTAAAAGAGGGGGAGGAAAAAGAGTGGCAATCTACGCTTTAA
- a CDS encoding AAC(3) family N-acetyltransferase — protein MSEINIMNQLKLPNTISSLREELLSLGLERGMVVIVHSSLSSLGWVCGGPVAVVQAIMDIIGEEGTIVMPTQTADNSDPADWQRPPVPETWWSIIRNEMPAYHPQVTPSRGMGVIVETFRTMPGVKRSNHPMYSFAAWGKFADYIVSEQPLEAGFGLQSPLAKIYELNGYILLLGVDHDSNTSLHFAEHAVQNRKKVEKGAALLQDGKRVWKEYSEILYDSDVFEALGQDFESKYAIQSKRVGAAMCKLIQQRTIVDFASKWIAANHPNNE, from the coding sequence ATGAGTGAAATAAATATTATGAATCAGCTAAAATTACCAAATACAATATCCAGTTTACGAGAGGAATTATTATCGCTTGGTTTAGAGCGAGGAATGGTTGTTATTGTGCATTCGTCATTAAGCTCCCTAGGATGGGTATGCGGTGGTCCCGTAGCCGTTGTGCAAGCAATAATGGACATAATTGGTGAAGAAGGTACTATTGTTATGCCAACTCAAACCGCAGATAATTCTGATCCTGCTGACTGGCAACGTCCTCCTGTACCTGAAACATGGTGGTCCATTATTCGTAACGAAATGCCTGCCTATCATCCTCAAGTAACACCTTCAAGAGGAATGGGAGTCATTGTGGAGACGTTCAGAACCATGCCAGGTGTAAAAAGAAGCAATCATCCGATGTATTCCTTTGCTGCGTGGGGGAAATTTGCAGACTATATAGTAAGTGAGCAGCCTCTTGAAGCTGGGTTTGGTCTACAATCGCCCTTAGCTAAAATATATGAACTAAATGGATATATTTTGTTACTAGGTGTTGATCACGATAGTAATACGTCGCTTCATTTTGCTGAACATGCCGTGCAAAATCGTAAAAAGGTAGAAAAAGGTGCAGCTTTGCTCCAGGACGGAAAACGTGTATGGAAAGAATATAGTGAAATCCTATATGATTCAGATGTGTTTGAAGCGTTAGGACAAGATTTTGAAAGCAAGTATGCTATTCAATCGAAAAGAGTGGGCGCAGCTATGTGCAAACTAATACAACAACGAACGATTGTTGATTTTGCAAGTAAATGGATAGCAGCAAACCATCCAAATAATGAATAA
- a CDS encoding RimK family alpha-L-glutamate ligase, producing MKMVSFNAYRTMGIPGVHYIKPDNMFKEIDAIRHADIVLFPETWQVPALVHGLKKKIFPSIETLQLGFSKIEMTRALWTVAPKHAPYTEILANTPTNVANILDTFPFPFVAKEARNSMGKGAFLIENERQFLDYASKNEVLYVQEYLENDGKDLRVCVIGDDIFTAYWRVGQEGEFLHNIAQGGELCFDFIPQEACDLVLQIAKELNINHAGFDVIVSGGKYYILEFNVLFGNQGIHTMGLSVEHAVYNYLLREHIPPFPTSPITSRKIIS from the coding sequence ATGAAGATGGTCTCTTTTAATGCATATCGAACGATGGGTATCCCAGGTGTGCACTATATTAAGCCTGATAATATGTTTAAAGAGATAGATGCTATCCGTCATGCAGATATTGTTCTTTTTCCTGAGACATGGCAGGTGCCCGCTTTAGTGCACGGCTTGAAAAAAAAGATATTCCCAAGTATTGAAACATTACAGTTAGGGTTTAGCAAAATTGAAATGACTAGAGCGTTATGGACAGTCGCTCCAAAGCACGCTCCATATACAGAGATTTTAGCAAATACACCAACTAATGTAGCGAATATATTGGATACTTTTCCCTTCCCGTTCGTTGCTAAGGAAGCAAGAAACTCAATGGGGAAAGGTGCCTTTTTAATAGAAAATGAACGGCAATTTCTTGATTACGCTAGCAAAAATGAAGTGTTATACGTTCAAGAATACCTTGAGAATGACGGGAAAGACTTACGTGTGTGTGTAATTGGTGATGACATATTCACTGCGTATTGGCGAGTGGGGCAAGAAGGAGAGTTTCTTCATAACATCGCACAAGGTGGCGAGCTTTGCTTTGATTTTATCCCACAAGAAGCGTGTGATCTTGTCCTACAAATAGCGAAAGAATTAAATATTAATCATGCTGGCTTTGATGTAATTGTGAGTGGAGGGAAATATTATATTCTAGAGTTTAACGTTTTATTTGGTAATCAAGGCATTCACACGATGGGGCTGTCAGTTGAACATGCGGTTTACAATTATTTATTACGTGAACATATACCGCCATTTCCAACATCCCCTATTACCTCGAGAAAAATTATTTCATAA
- a CDS encoding C39 family peptidase, protein MIVPLLLSAFMFLVITLSLYKKIINQRYRKIAHSYNVLFFGLFMFLFIYESNFLNYDNKVASSHTLNEDSEITAAAPIVVEKDEAPILTEEIKAEVLLDAPVIPQYPELPRGCEVTSLAMLLNYAGVSVSKMVLAEEVAKDPTPYMKKDSSVHFGDPHTGFVGNMYDLSKPGYGVYYEPILQLANKYLPNVVNLTNKSYADIQLYVSNDYPVWVVTNTTYKELPAQAFETWQTPSGPINITYKMHAVLITGYNEDYIIFNDPLTGMKNKKAPIGDFLKAWTQMGSQAITYVSE, encoded by the coding sequence ATGATTGTTCCTCTACTTTTATCAGCGTTTATGTTTTTGGTCATTACCTTGAGTCTATATAAAAAGATTATCAATCAGCGCTACCGCAAAATAGCGCATAGCTATAATGTTCTTTTTTTCGGACTGTTTATGTTTCTCTTTATATATGAATCTAATTTTTTAAATTATGATAATAAAGTAGCTAGTTCGCATACATTAAATGAAGACAGCGAGATAACAGCAGCTGCTCCCATCGTCGTCGAAAAGGATGAGGCTCCGATTCTTACCGAAGAAATAAAGGCCGAAGTGTTGCTCGATGCACCGGTAATTCCACAGTATCCTGAGCTTCCAAGGGGTTGCGAGGTTACTAGCTTAGCAATGCTTCTTAACTATGCTGGGGTCTCTGTTTCTAAAATGGTGCTTGCAGAAGAAGTTGCCAAAGACCCCACACCATATATGAAAAAGGATAGTAGCGTTCATTTTGGTGATCCTCATACTGGCTTTGTCGGCAATATGTACGATCTTTCTAAACCAGGATATGGCGTGTATTACGAACCTATTTTACAGCTTGCTAATAAATATTTACCAAATGTAGTAAACTTAACAAACAAAAGCTATGCGGACATACAATTATATGTATCTAACGATTATCCGGTTTGGGTCGTTACCAATACGACTTACAAAGAGCTTCCTGCACAGGCATTTGAAACATGGCAAACACCTTCGGGTCCAATCAACATCACATATAAAATGCATGCTGTTTTAATAACAGGATATAATGAAGACTATATTATTTTTAATGACCCCTTAACAGGCATGAAAAATAAAAAAGCCCCTATAGGTGACTTTTTAAAAGCTTGGACACAAATGGGAAGTCAAGCGATTACTTACGTGTCCGAGTGA